Genomic DNA from Alkalihalobacterium alkalinitrilicum:
ACCGATAATCATTCCAATAATAATGCCAGCAAAGAAACGTTGCCAACCTGGTCGCTTGTAATATGGAGGAACTCTCATAAATCACTACTCCTGGGTTAGCCATTGAATAATCGTTGTCCCGGCTTGAGCGCCACATAGGGCAGAAAAAATCATTAAAAGCGTTTTGAAAATATCATCATGTGTTCCTTGAAATAGACCACGTTCTAAGCTCGTAAACGCATCAAATGTACCACCTATGGCTGCGACAATCGCCCATATCTTTAAACTTGCTGCTAATTCACTTATCTTTTGCAATGGGGGTTCCCCGATTAAAAATGCACTAATACCACCAATAATAGCACCACCTATGATTACACCAAAAGCAACGAAGAAGTCTACAACGAGAGTAGCAGCAAAATTTCGGTCCATATAGAACCTCTCCTTTTTCTAAACAAGATGAATTCCTTTCTATCATGTATAGCTCGTCTTTAGTGATAATATGCTTGTTTTTTCCTTTCGAGACCTTCAATAGTATAATGAAAATAAAGGGTGCGTTAATCACCTTTAATGTGGGAAAGGTGCCTGGCACCTATTAAGGGAAGGAGACGTCAGATGAGTTTTGTCCATCTGCATGTACATACAGAATACAGTTTATTAACAGGCGCATGTCGGATCCGCGAAGTCGTACAAAGTGCAAAGGACAAAGGGTTTCAAGCACTAGCGATCACGGATAAAGGTGTTCTTTTTGGGGCAATTCCTTTTTATAAAGAGTGTTTAGCAAAAGGAATTAAGCCTATTATCGGACTGGAGTTAAAGGTAACGAATGCCGATCAAACAAAAGCTTACCCCATTCTTTTTTATGCTAAAAATAGAATAGGATATCAACATTTAATTCAACTTTCAACGCTTGCGAATCGTCACCCTCACCAAACAGTTGATTTAGATAGTGTCCTCAAATACAAGGATGGTTTAATCGTTGTCATTGGGTATGAAAAGGGACTAATTCTTGATGCCATCTACTCCAATAATCAACAGGAGTTGGAGCAATTTCTCAGACAGTTGAAGGCAAAAATAAGTTTGACTGATCTGTATATCGAAATTCAAATTCATCACAGAGAAGATTTAGTTATACTGAATAAAGTTGTAGAACTAGCTATGTTCTATGAAATTGAAGTAGTTGCTTCTAACCATGTTCATTTTACGGATCAAGAGCAAGTATTAGCTTATGAAACCGTAAACAGCATTCGAGAAGGGAAATGGGTTGAACGTGATGATCTTCGCCATGAGCAGTATTATTTAAAAACGGCAGAAGAAATGAATATCCTTTTTAAAAAATACGTTAGCTTTTTAGCCAATTCAGTAAAGATTGCTGATCGTTGTTCGCTATCGCTTTCGCTTGGTACTATACAACTACCGAAATTTCCGCTAACTGGAGATGTTACGAGTGATCGTTTTCTCTATGAAAAATGTCTTGAACAAATGACATTAAAGTATGCTGATATTACGGATGTAATAAAAGAACGACTTCGTTATGAACTACAAGTCATTTCGACCATGGGTTTTAGTGACTACTTTTTAATCGTATGGGATTTTATGAAGTTTGCTAGCGACGCGGGAATGATAACAGGACCAGGAAGGGGTTCGGCTGCAGGTTCATTAGTTGCTTATTTGTTAGACATTACTAAGATTGATCCAATCCAATACGGTTTATTGTTTGAACGGTTTTTAAATCCAGAACGGATAACGATGCCGGATATTGACATTGATTTTCCAGATCATAGACGTGATGAAGTGATTGACTATGTCCGTCAAAAATATGGTGAAGAGC
This window encodes:
- a CDS encoding YtrH family sporulation protein; the encoded protein is MDRNFAATLVVDFFVAFGVIIGGAIIGGISAFLIGEPPLQKISELAASLKIWAIVAAIGGTFDAFTSLERGLFQGTHDDIFKTLLMIFSALCGAQAGTTIIQWLTQE